The Streptomyces rimosus genomic interval GTCGAGGGTGCCGCCGGGCGTCTGACGACGGTCCGGACATGCTGAGCGGGGCGGTGCGCGGAAAGGGTCCGCGCACCGCCCCGCTGCCGTACGAAGCGGCCCGCGCTCAGCCGGTGGTGCCGAGCAGCACCGCCCACTTCTCCAGGGCGGGTTCCTCCGACAGGTCGGCGACGGCGACCTCGATGCCGTGGTCGCGGTTCCAGCGGCCGGCCAGGGCCATCAGGCGTACCGAGTCGAGGCCGTAGTCGACGAGGTTCTCGTCGTCGGGGATGTCGGCGGGGTCCTCGCCGAGGACGTCGGCGACGTCCTTGCGCAGCTGTTCCAGCGTCAGTGCCATGGGGTCACTTTCCTTCGAAGACGGTGGCGGTGGTGGTGACCACGGCGCACTTGCCGGCCGCCCAGCGCAGCGCCATCGCGTGGTCCTCGGCCGAGAAGTCGGCCACCGCGTCGGCCACCAGGAACGCCTGGAGGTCGCGCATCCAGGCGTCGCAGGCGGTCATCATGACGCCGATGTGGGCGTAGACACCGGTGATCACGAGCTGGTCGCGGCCGAGGCCGCGCATCCGCTCCGCCAGGTCGGTGCGGACGAAGCCGCTGTACTTCCACTTGGTCAGCACGGTGTCGTCCGGGCCGGGGGCGACCGCGTCGGCGATGGCCGCCGCGTGCTCGTCGGCGGGCAGGCCCGGGCCCCAGAAGTCCTGTTGGAGGCCGCGTTCGGCGGGGGTCTGGCCGCCGGGCTGCGCGGTGTAGAGGACGGGGATGCCGAGCCGGGCGGCCTGCTCCTTGAGGGCGGCGACGTTGCGCAGCAGGTCCGTGACCGGCGACTCCTCGGTCCGGTACGCCGACAGGAAGTAGTTCTGCAGGTCGTGGACGAGCAGGACGGCGCGCGACGGGTCGGCTTTCCAGTCCACGCGGTTCGCGGGCAGGTCGCCGGCGGACGGCATGGGGTAGGGGGCGATGGCGGGCAGGGCCATGATGCGGTGCGGTCCCTTCAGGACGGTCGGTGCGGGTGCGGGGCGGTCAGGACGGTTCGGCGGTGCGGGTGGCGGCGGACCGGAGGTCCTTCTTGGAGATCTTGCCGACGCCGGTCTGCGGGAAGGCGTCCACGAACACGACGCGGTCGGGCACCTTGTAGGCGGCCAGGCCGCGGGTGCGGACGAACTTCTTGATCTCGACCGGCTTCACCGGTGCGGCGCCGTCCCGCAGGATCACATACGCGCAGGTGCGTTCGCCCAGGTACGGGTCGGGCTCGGCGACCACGTTGGCGTCGTGCACGGCGGGGTGGGCGAGCAGGTGGTTCTCGACCTCCTCGGCGGCGACCTTCTCGCCTCCGCGGTTGATCTGGTCCTTGGCGCGGCCCTCGACGACCAGGTGCCCGGTGGGGGTGAGCCGGACGACGTCGCCGGTGCGGTAGAAGCCGTCGGCGGTGAAGGAGCGGGCGTTGTGCTCGGGCGCCTTCCAGTAGCCGCGGATGGTGTACGGGCCGCGGGTGAGCAGATGGCCGGTCTCGCCGACGGGCAGGTCGTTGTCCTCGTCGTCCACGACGCGGATCTCGTCGTCCGGGGAGATGGGGCGGCCCTGGGTGGTGACGATGGTCTCCTCGGGGTCGTCCAGCCGGGTGTAGTTCACCAGGCCCTCGGCCATGCCGAAGACCTGCTGGAGGGTGCAGCCGAGGGTGGGCCGTACCCGCCGGGCGGCTTCCTCGCTGAACTTGGCGCCGCCGACGAGCAGGACGTCGAGGCTGCTCAGGTCGTACGGCGTGCCGGGCGCGGCCTCCGTCCAGACCAGGGCCAGCGGCGGAACGAGTCCGGTGAGGGTGACGCGTTCGCGCTCGATGAGCGGGAACGCCACGTCGGGGGTGGGCTGCGGGCACAGCACGACGCGGGCCCCCGCGTACAGTGCGCCGAGGGTGCCGGGCGAGGACAGCGGGAAGTTGTGGGCGGCGGGCAGCACGCACAGGTAGACGCTGTTCTCGTCGACGCCGCACAGTTCGTTGGAGCCCCACAGCGAGTAGATGTAGTCGTCGTGGGTGCGCGGGATGAGCTTGGGGACGCCGGTGCTGCCGCCGGAGAGCTGGAGGAACGCCAGGTCGTGGGGTGCCGGTTCGGCCCATGCCGGGCCGTCGGCGGGCGGGTCGGCCGGTACGTCGGCGAGGGCTTCGAAGGGGCCCGCGTCGCCGCCGGTGACGAGGACGTGCCGCAGGCCGGGGACCTGGTCCCGTACGGTCGCGGCCAGTTCGCGGTAGTCGAAGCCGCCGTGTTCGGCGGCGATGACGTAGGCGGCGGCGCCGGTGAACTCGCAGAAGTAGCGGATCTCGGTCTCGCGGTGGGCGGGCAGCGCGAAGACCGGCAGGGCACCGAGGCGGAAGAGGGCGAAGACGACCTCGAAGAACTCGGCGACGTTGGGGAGCTGGACGACGACCCGGTCGCCGCGCACGATGCCGCGCGCGTGGAGTCCGGCGGCCAGCCGGGTGGCACGGCGGTCCAGTTCGCCGTACGTCCAGCGGCGGCCCTCGCCGGCCGGGTCGACGACGGCGATACGGTCGGGGTGGGCGGCGGCCCGCTCGCGCAGCATCCCGGAGAACGTCTCGCCGCGCCACCAGCCCGCGGCGCGGTAGCGCTCGGCGAACTCCTCGGGCCAGGTGGGGGCGTGCGAACGGGCGTAGGCGTACTGATCGGTCACAGCTCGGCTCCGACGGCGCTGAGGAAGGTACGGAACTTGGCGCCGGTCTCGGCGGTCTCGGCGGCCGGCTCGGAGGCGGCGACGACGCCCGCGCCCGCGTACAGGCGAAGGGAGCGCTCCTCGGCCTCGGCGCAGCGGATGGTCACCACCCATTCGCCGTCGCCGGACGCGTCGCCCCAGCCCACCATGCCGGTGAAGAAGCCGCGGTCGAACGGTTCGGTGTCGGTGATCACCTGGCGGGCGGTGTCGGTGGGGGTGCCGCAGACGGCGGGGGTGGGGTGCAGGGCGCAGGCCAGTTCCAGCGCGGAGGTGTCCGGGGCGGCGAGGGTGCCGGTGACGGTGGTGGACAGGTGCCACATGGTGGCGGTGCGCAGCAGGGTGGGCCGGGCGGGGACGGTCAGGTCGGTGCAGTACGGGGCGAGGGCGCGGTGCACCGCGTCCACGACGACGGCGTGTTCGTGCAGGTCCTTGGCGGATTCCAGGAGCGCCGCGGCGCGGCGCACGTCCTCGGCCAGGTCGTCGCTGCGCGGGGTGGAGCCGGCCAGGGGGTTGGCGACGACGCGGTCGCCGCGGCGCGAGACCAGCAGTTCGGGGCTGGCGCCGAGGAGGGTGCGGCCGGGGGCGGTGGGCAGCGCGAAGGTGTAGCCGGAGGGGTCGCGGCGGGCCAGGCGCTGGAGCATGGCGGGGATGTCGAGCGGGTCGGGGGTGGTGAGTTCGAGGGTGCGGGCCAGGACGACCTTGCTGAACTCGCCGCGCCACATGCGTTCCACCGCGGCGGCCACGCCGGCGCCGTACACCTCGGGCTCCGGTACGGGTCTGATGTCCCACGCGGCCGCGGCGGGCGGGTCGGCGGGCAGCGCGATCAGCGGGTCGGCGGTGAGCGGCGGCGCGGTCCGTACGCTGCCGGGCACGGTGAGCGCCGCGGGCGCGCTCTGGTCGAAGGGCACCGCGCCGACGACGAACGGCGCGCCGTGGCCGTCGGCCCGTGCGGCGTCGAGGGTGGCGGCGACCCGCTGCGGCAGGGGGCGTTCGTCGTGCGGGACCTCGCTGTGGGTGCCCTGCCCGAGGAGGGTGCGGGTGGGCGTGCCGAGGAAGCGGGCGCCGGGGGTGTAGGCGTCCAGGAGAGCGGTGGCGGCTCCGACGGCCGGGTGGGCCGGCTCGGCAAGGGGGACGTGCGTGGCGACTTCGGGTGCCGTCGGCACGGGG includes:
- a CDS encoding phosphopantetheine-binding protein, producing the protein MALTLEQLRKDVADVLGEDPADIPDDENLVDYGLDSVRLMALAGRWNRDHGIEVAVADLSEEPALEKWAVLLGTTG
- a CDS encoding isochorismatase family protein, with the protein product MALPAIAPYPMPSAGDLPANRVDWKADPSRAVLLVHDLQNYFLSAYRTEESPVTDLLRNVAALKEQAARLGIPVLYTAQPGGQTPAERGLQQDFWGPGLPADEHAAAIADAVAPGPDDTVLTKWKYSGFVRTDLAERMRGLGRDQLVITGVYAHIGVMMTACDAWMRDLQAFLVADAVADFSAEDHAMALRWAAGKCAVVTTTATVFEGK
- a CDS encoding (2,3-dihydroxybenzoyl)adenylate synthase; the encoded protein is MTDQYAYARSHAPTWPEEFAERYRAAGWWRGETFSGMLRERAAAHPDRIAVVDPAGEGRRWTYGELDRRATRLAAGLHARGIVRGDRVVVQLPNVAEFFEVVFALFRLGALPVFALPAHRETEIRYFCEFTGAAAYVIAAEHGGFDYRELAATVRDQVPGLRHVLVTGGDAGPFEALADVPADPPADGPAWAEPAPHDLAFLQLSGGSTGVPKLIPRTHDDYIYSLWGSNELCGVDENSVYLCVLPAAHNFPLSSPGTLGALYAGARVVLCPQPTPDVAFPLIERERVTLTGLVPPLALVWTEAAPGTPYDLSSLDVLLVGGAKFSEEAARRVRPTLGCTLQQVFGMAEGLVNYTRLDDPEETIVTTQGRPISPDDEIRVVDDEDNDLPVGETGHLLTRGPYTIRGYWKAPEHNARSFTADGFYRTGDVVRLTPTGHLVVEGRAKDQINRGGEKVAAEEVENHLLAHPAVHDANVVAEPDPYLGERTCAYVILRDGAAPVKPVEIKKFVRTRGLAAYKVPDRVVFVDAFPQTGVGKISKKDLRSAATRTAEPS
- the dhbC gene encoding isochorismate synthase DhbC, with translation MPTAPEVATHVPLAEPAHPAVGAATALLDAYTPGARFLGTPTRTLLGQGTHSEVPHDERPLPQRVAATLDAARADGHGAPFVVGAVPFDQSAPAALTVPGSVRTAPPLTADPLIALPADPPAAAAWDIRPVPEPEVYGAGVAAAVERMWRGEFSKVVLARTLELTTPDPLDIPAMLQRLARRDPSGYTFALPTAPGRTLLGASPELLVSRRGDRVVANPLAGSTPRSDDLAEDVRRAAALLESAKDLHEHAVVVDAVHRALAPYCTDLTVPARPTLLRTATMWHLSTTVTGTLAAPDTSALELACALHPTPAVCGTPTDTARQVITDTEPFDRGFFTGMVGWGDASGDGEWVVTIRCAEAEERSLRLYAGAGVVAASEPAAETAETGAKFRTFLSAVGAEL